The following is a genomic window from Streptomyces lincolnensis.
GCGGCCGCGGGAGCGGCCGCGGACGCGACGTTCGAGGAGATCCGGAACGTCGCCTTCACCGGCCGCAGGGAGTCCGAGATCGCCGCGGAACTCGCCCGGCTGCTGCGCCGGCACGGCCACACGACGGTCGACTTCACCATCGTCGCCTCAGGGCCGAACGGCGCAAACCCGCACCACGAGGTCGGCGACCGGGTCATCCAGCCCGGCGACATGGTCGTCCTGGACTTCGGCGGCCTCAAGGACGGCTACGGCTCCGACACCTCCCGCACGGTCCACGTCGGCGAGCCCACCGAGGAGGAGCGCCGGGTCCACGCCGTCGTACGCGAGGCCCAGGAGGCCGGATTCCGTGCCGTCCGGCCCGGCGTGTCCTGCCAGGAGGTCGACCGGGCGGCCCGCGCGGTCATCGCGGATGCCGGGTACGGCGAGTACTTCATCCACCGCACCGGGCACGGCATCGGCGTCACCACCCACGAGCCGCCGTACATGGTCGAGGGCGAGGAGCGGCCCCTCGTGCCCGGCATGTGCTTCTCCGTGGAGCCGGGGATCTATCTGCCCGGCCGTTTCGGGGTACGGATCGAGGACATCGTCACCGTCACCGAGGACGGCGGCCGCCGCCTCAACGACACGTCCCGCGAGATGGTCATAGTGGACTGACCGCCCAGGAGCCCCCCTCCCCCTAGCGACTACGGCGCGACCATGACCCAGGCACCGACACCCAGCGCGGACACCGTTCGCCGACTGGTCCGTTCCCTGCTCAAGGACGGCCCGGCCGGCGCGGCCTACGCCACCGGACCCGAGGTCCGGCCCGTCACCGAGGGCGGCGGGCACGCCACCTGGTGGGTCGGCACCCGCCATGTGCTGCGCCTCGCCCCCGACCACGAAGCCACCGTCCGGCAGCGCCGTGAGCTGCGTCTGCGCGACCTGGTGCGACCGCATCTGCCGGTCGCGGTGCCGACCGGCGTCGCACACGGCGAATGGGCGCCCGGACTGGCCTACACGCTGGACACCAGGGTGCCCGGCGGCTCGGGGGAGGAGCACGACGTGTCCGCCGTCGGTGAGGCCGACCTCGCCGGGCTGCTCACGGGGCTGCGCGAGGTGCCGGTCCGGCAGGCCGAGGCGCTGGGGGTGCCGCGGACCGCTCCGCGCTCCCTGGAGGCGCTGCGCCGGGAGGCCGGGCGGGCCGCCGAACGCCTCGCCCCCGCCGACGAGTTCGACCCCCTGCGCCTGAAGCAGCTGGCGCAGTCCGCCGCCGTCCAGCTCGCCGCGCAGGCCGGTGGAGCGGTGCTCGTCCACCACGACCTCACGGGTGAGCGCCTCGTCGTCAGCGGTGACGGCCGGGTGCGGGGCGTCCTCGGCTGGAGCCACGCGGTCGTCGGTGATCCCGCCGAGGACATCGCCGGCCTCGCCGTCGCCGTCGGCTCCCCGGCCGCCGTCCGCGCCGCCACCCTCGCCGGCTACGGCGCCCGCCCCTGCCTGCGCGGCCTGTGGCTCGCCCGCTGCGACACCGTCATCCGCCTCGCCGCCCGCCTCGAAGGCCGCGACGACAGCCCCCTGCCCCTCCTGCGCACCCGGCTCCGACGCGCCTGGGAGGCGATCCTGCTGGAACGCGTCACGGAACTGCGGGACGAGGAGACGGACGACGCGGAGCTGTAGAGGGGCGAGTGCTGTAGAAGGGCTGGGGCTGTGGCGGCGCCGCCCGGTCACGTCTGGAGCAGCACCACGGCCGACTCCCCGGGTACGTGCAGCACGCCGGCGGCGCCCGGCGCCTCGACGGGCTCCCAGGCGGCCAGGACGAGTGCCTCGCGCGGTCCCAGCGGGATCGTGGCCGTCTCCTTGGCGAGGTTCACGGCGACCCGGACGTCGCCGCGGCGGAAGGCGAGCCAGCGCTCGCGCTCGTCGTGGGCGACCTTGGTGTCGGCGAGGTCGGGGTCGGTGAGGTCCGCCTGCTCGCGGCGCAGGGCGAGGAGCCGGCGGTACCAGGCCAGCACGCGCGCGTGCGGTTCCCGTTCGGGCTCGGACCAGTCGAGGCAGGAACGCTCACGGGTCGCCGGGTCCTGCGGGTCGGGGATGTCCTCCTCGGCCCAGCCGTGCGCCGCGAACTCCCGACGCCTGCCGCGTCGTACCGCCTCGGCGAGCTCGGGATCGGTGTGGTCGGTGAAGAACTGCCAGGGCGTGCCCGCCGCCCACTCCTCGCCCATGAACAGCATCGGGGTGAACGGCGCGGTCAGCATCAGCGTCGCCGCGCAGGCCAGCAGCCCGGGGGAGAGGGTGGCCGACAGACGATCGCCCTGGGCGCGGTTGCCGATCTGGTCGTGGGTCTGCGTGTAGCCGAGGAGCCGGTGCCCCGCCACCCGCGACCGGTCCAGCGGCCGCCCGTGGGAGCGCCCCCGGAAGCTGGAGTACGTCCCGTCGTGGAAGTAGCCGCCGGAGAGCGTCTTGGCGAGCGCCGCGAACGGGGCGCGCGCGAAG
Proteins encoded in this region:
- a CDS encoding aminoglycoside phosphotransferase family protein, whose amino-acid sequence is MTQAPTPSADTVRRLVRSLLKDGPAGAAYATGPEVRPVTEGGGHATWWVGTRHVLRLAPDHEATVRQRRELRLRDLVRPHLPVAVPTGVAHGEWAPGLAYTLDTRVPGGSGEEHDVSAVGEADLAGLLTGLREVPVRQAEALGVPRTAPRSLEALRREAGRAAERLAPADEFDPLRLKQLAQSAAVQLAAQAGGAVLVHHDLTGERLVVSGDGRVRGVLGWSHAVVGDPAEDIAGLAVAVGSPAAVRAATLAGYGARPCLRGLWLARCDTVIRLAARLEGRDDSPLPLLRTRLRRAWEAILLERVTELRDEETDDAEL
- a CDS encoding M24 family metallopeptidase; translated protein: MTGSTPAPFTADDYRARMERAARTAADAGLAGLLVAPGPDLVWLTGYTPTATTERLTLLVLTAGQDPDPVLVVPTLEAPDAAKATGAPALTLRDWTDGKDPYAATAALLDGAGRFGISDNTWSMHLLGLQKTLPGTSYASLTEVLPMLRAVKDATELELLAAAGAAADATFEEIRNVAFTGRRESEIAAELARLLRRHGHTTVDFTIVASGPNGANPHHEVGDRVIQPGDMVVLDFGGLKDGYGSDTSRTVHVGEPTEEERRVHAVVREAQEAGFRAVRPGVSCQEVDRAARAVIADAGYGEYFIHRTGHGIGVTTHEPPYMVEGEERPLVPGMCFSVEPGIYLPGRFGVRIEDIVTVTEDGGRRLNDTSREMVIVD